Proteins encoded by one window of Kribbella italica:
- a CDS encoding cell division protein FtsK produces MPEAPIHLSRRAALVVAGAVVLVSGCDDDKPATGTPGASGGPDGTVQPPEASTDPKVVAALTAAATQIAQLALRVSAAGQALPALRGQLALAFQSHAAHAAKLKELSGTAPPQPGKLPPLPKASAAVLADLAAREQKLSVAHATAAGKLAGPPARVLAMIAASESQLAATLTPKKKASA; encoded by the coding sequence ATGCCGGAGGCCCCCATCCACTTGTCCCGCCGCGCCGCCCTGGTGGTGGCGGGTGCCGTCGTACTGGTCAGTGGGTGCGACGACGACAAGCCGGCCACCGGTACGCCGGGAGCCTCGGGAGGTCCGGACGGGACGGTCCAGCCGCCCGAGGCGAGCACCGACCCGAAGGTCGTCGCCGCGCTGACCGCCGCGGCCACCCAGATCGCGCAACTCGCGCTGCGGGTGAGCGCCGCCGGCCAGGCCCTGCCCGCCCTGCGCGGTCAGCTGGCCCTCGCCTTCCAGAGCCACGCCGCGCACGCCGCCAAGCTCAAGGAGCTGAGCGGTACGGCGCCGCCGCAGCCCGGCAAGCTCCCGCCGCTGCCGAAGGCGTCGGCCGCCGTACTGGCTGATCTCGCCGCCCGGGAGCAGAAGCTGTCGGTCGCCCACGCCACCGCGGCCGGCAAGCTCGCCGGCCCGCCTGCCCGGGTCCTCGCGATGATCGCCGCCTCCGAGAGCCAGCTCGCCGCGACCCTGACCCCGAAGAAGAAGGCGAGCGCGTGA
- a CDS encoding lysoplasmalogenase family protein, with amino-acid sequence MSLSKLIAGRKHSAVYWTASVVHVAAVAFDVKILRQASKATLMPLLLAWSRTREAPPLLQAALLASAAGDLLLETELQSAGIAAFAAAHACYLALMLPESTQRSWRVLAAYGALWAALVAVLSRGLGSQRVPVAAYALLLTATAVVSRWHNPRSGAGGALFLVSDALIALRLAGHDFPGRSALTMATYAGGQYLLTSGVTNQRLRRQGPVIA; translated from the coding sequence ATGAGCCTGAGCAAGCTGATCGCCGGAAGGAAGCACTCAGCTGTTTACTGGACCGCTTCGGTGGTGCACGTAGCAGCGGTCGCCTTCGACGTGAAGATCCTCCGGCAGGCCAGCAAAGCCACTCTCATGCCCTTGCTCCTCGCCTGGTCGCGCACCCGCGAAGCCCCTCCACTGCTCCAGGCGGCCTTGCTCGCGTCGGCCGCCGGCGATCTCCTGCTGGAGACCGAGCTCCAGTCAGCCGGCATCGCCGCCTTCGCCGCGGCCCACGCCTGCTACCTGGCGCTCATGCTCCCGGAATCCACCCAGCGCTCGTGGCGCGTCCTCGCGGCGTACGGCGCGCTCTGGGCCGCGCTCGTCGCGGTCCTCTCGCGCGGGCTCGGCTCCCAGCGCGTCCCGGTCGCGGCGTACGCGTTGTTGCTCACGGCAACCGCTGTGGTCTCCCGCTGGCACAACCCGCGCAGCGGCGCCGGCGGCGCGCTGTTCCTGGTCTCGGACGCGCTGATCGCACTCCGGCTGGCCGGGCACGACTTCCCGGGCCGGAGCGCGCTCACGATGGCGACGTACGCCGGAGGCCAGTACCTGCTGACCTCCGGCGTCACGAATCAGCGCCTGCGCCGCCAGGGGCCCGTGATCGCGTAG
- a CDS encoding DUF4439 domain-containing protein: MTELEALQAAIAGEHAALYGVGVAGGKLSGARFRAATTLYERHRSRRDQLAELLIEGGLTPAAAAPAYDLPQPVTTAATAVALVLGLERRLTAVYGDLVEAAEQDRTRTFAIQALIATSREQLAWGGRPAAFPGQV, translated from the coding sequence GTGACCGAGCTCGAAGCCCTCCAAGCGGCGATCGCCGGTGAGCACGCGGCCCTGTACGGCGTGGGCGTGGCCGGCGGGAAGCTCAGCGGTGCCCGGTTCAGAGCGGCGACCACGCTCTACGAGCGGCACCGGTCCCGTCGCGACCAGCTCGCCGAGCTGCTGATCGAGGGCGGCCTGACCCCGGCCGCGGCCGCACCGGCGTACGACCTGCCGCAGCCGGTGACCACCGCGGCCACGGCGGTCGCCCTCGTGCTCGGCCTCGAACGCCGGCTGACGGCCGTGTACGGCGACCTGGTCGAGGCCGCCGAGCAGGACCGGACCCGGACCTTCGCGATCCAGGCGCTGATCGCGACGTCGCGTGAGCAGCTGGCCTGGGGCGGCAGGCCGGCCGCCTTCCCCGGGCAGGTCTGA
- a CDS encoding MFS transporter, whose amino-acid sequence MTETTEDTGVWVTIREAPVAVKALLIGNFVNKLGWFLQVFLVLFLTTSKGFTDVQAGTALGVYGGGTVVGLIIGGSLSDKIGPRAAVLISMFGMAGFVLAIAYVPSYTAVLIVVALAGAVGQFYRPASAALLTELTPKHRQVMIFAVYRLTMNVGATAAPLVGAALVAVSWDLLFIGEALAALAYAAVAIIALPKRRSTAAADDGAVQDVPAEPAAAGNYLTVLRDYKYVLFLVCMFINAAIYMQYLAVLPLHMKADGLSTWWFSAVVALNGFIVITCELLVTKVVQHWAPKLVVIAGFVLLGGGLAFYALPGGVAIFVIGTLLWTLAEIIAGPTMFAYPGMAAPPQLLGRYVGSAHAMFGLGSALGPFLGVWIWNNSGTDVWLYCGLAGLIGIVLASIGMPGKPLAATEEPAVDMTPATEPLPSETSS is encoded by the coding sequence ATGACCGAGACCACGGAGGACACCGGCGTCTGGGTGACCATCCGGGAGGCGCCGGTCGCGGTCAAGGCCCTGCTGATCGGCAACTTCGTCAACAAGCTCGGCTGGTTCCTGCAGGTCTTCCTGGTGCTCTTCCTGACCACCTCGAAGGGCTTCACCGACGTCCAGGCCGGTACGGCGCTCGGCGTGTACGGCGGTGGCACGGTCGTCGGTCTGATCATCGGCGGCTCGCTGTCGGACAAGATCGGGCCCCGGGCCGCCGTACTGATCAGCATGTTCGGCATGGCCGGGTTCGTGCTGGCGATCGCGTACGTGCCGAGCTACACGGCCGTTCTGATCGTGGTCGCGCTGGCCGGTGCGGTCGGGCAGTTCTACCGGCCCGCGTCGGCGGCGTTGCTGACCGAACTGACCCCGAAGCACCGCCAGGTGATGATCTTCGCGGTCTACCGGTTGACGATGAACGTCGGCGCCACGGCCGCACCGCTCGTCGGTGCGGCGCTGGTGGCCGTCTCGTGGGACCTGCTGTTCATCGGTGAGGCCCTGGCCGCGCTGGCGTACGCGGCAGTCGCGATCATCGCGCTGCCGAAGCGGCGGTCCACGGCCGCGGCGGACGACGGCGCGGTGCAGGACGTACCGGCCGAACCCGCTGCCGCCGGCAACTACCTGACCGTGCTGCGGGACTACAAGTACGTGCTGTTCCTGGTCTGCATGTTCATCAACGCCGCGATCTACATGCAGTACCTGGCGGTACTTCCGCTGCACATGAAGGCCGACGGGTTGTCGACGTGGTGGTTCAGCGCGGTCGTCGCGCTGAACGGGTTCATCGTCATCACCTGCGAGCTGCTGGTCACCAAGGTGGTCCAGCACTGGGCACCCAAGCTCGTCGTGATCGCGGGCTTCGTCCTGCTCGGCGGCGGTCTGGCGTTCTACGCGCTCCCCGGCGGAGTGGCGATCTTCGTGATCGGCACGCTGCTGTGGACGCTGGCCGAGATCATCGCCGGTCCGACCATGTTCGCCTATCCCGGCATGGCCGCGCCGCCGCAACTGCTCGGCCGGTACGTCGGGTCGGCGCACGCCATGTTCGGCCTGGGCTCCGCGCTCGGCCCGTTCCTGGGGGTGTGGATCTGGAACAACTCCGGGACCGACGTGTGGCTGTACTGCGGACTCGCCGGCCTGATCGGCATCGTCCTGGCGTCCATCGGGATGCCCGGCAAGCCCCTCGCCGCCACCGAGGAACCAGCAGTGGACATGACCCCGGCCACCGAGCCGCTGCCGAGCGAGACTTCGTCGTAG
- a CDS encoding ATP-grasp domain-containing protein, with the protein MSKYTIIVDPLSTGQEYPAAFKEAGQTPVAVLSGLVPPPAFTGSWHPEEFEHIHYFTGDVAALAEELRQYEPEYLFPGAESGTELCDQLIEILVPGTGNVPELASARRDKWDMAEALRLAGVPRLRQIRTADPVEAERWLKENDLLGRRLVIKPPKSAAGDEVYVVFEDGDWRERFDRVLGRTNKMGLVNDAVLIQEYAEGTEYLVDSYTVDGKHSLVDVCRYTKISRGDKIGIYHRIDFLAEDDPEVQALWPYTQQVLDAVGIRIGCGHAEVMMTADGPRLIEVAARPAGGGHQMVSELATGDNHIKRTVAHRVRGEVRDGFDLVQHLRGIFVSAYRDGYFRNREVFDGIESLKSFHWMKILHDEDAVVPETVDLFTCLAWVILIHSDAQTLDDDYRRVLEMEAAIVIDEP; encoded by the coding sequence ATGTCCAAATACACGATCATCGTGGACCCCTTGTCCACCGGGCAGGAATATCCTGCCGCCTTCAAGGAGGCCGGGCAGACTCCGGTCGCCGTACTGAGTGGGCTCGTGCCGCCGCCGGCGTTCACGGGAAGCTGGCACCCGGAGGAGTTCGAGCACATCCACTACTTCACCGGGGACGTCGCCGCGCTGGCCGAGGAGCTTCGGCAGTACGAGCCGGAGTACCTGTTCCCCGGTGCCGAGAGCGGGACCGAGCTGTGCGACCAGCTGATCGAGATCCTGGTCCCGGGCACCGGCAACGTGCCGGAGCTCGCGTCCGCGCGGCGGGACAAGTGGGACATGGCCGAGGCCCTGCGCCTCGCGGGCGTGCCCCGGCTGCGGCAGATCCGGACCGCCGACCCGGTCGAGGCGGAGCGCTGGCTGAAGGAGAACGACCTGCTCGGACGGCGGCTGGTGATCAAGCCGCCGAAGAGCGCCGCCGGTGACGAGGTGTACGTCGTCTTCGAGGACGGCGACTGGCGCGAGCGGTTCGACCGGGTGCTCGGGCGGACCAACAAGATGGGCCTGGTCAACGACGCCGTCCTGATCCAGGAGTACGCCGAAGGCACCGAGTACCTGGTCGACAGCTACACCGTCGACGGCAAGCACTCACTGGTCGACGTCTGTCGCTACACGAAGATCAGCCGCGGCGACAAGATCGGCATCTACCACCGGATCGACTTCCTCGCCGAGGACGACCCGGAGGTCCAGGCGCTCTGGCCGTACACCCAGCAGGTGCTGGACGCGGTCGGCATCCGGATCGGGTGCGGGCACGCCGAGGTGATGATGACCGCGGACGGCCCCCGGCTGATCGAGGTCGCGGCCCGGCCCGCCGGTGGCGGTCACCAGATGGTCAGCGAGCTGGCCACCGGTGACAACCACATCAAGCGGACCGTCGCGCACCGGGTGCGCGGCGAGGTGCGGGACGGGTTCGACCTGGTTCAGCATCTGCGCGGGATCTTCGTCTCGGCGTACCGGGACGGGTACTTCCGCAACCGCGAGGTCTTCGACGGCATCGAGTCGCTGAAGTCGTTCCACTGGATGAAGATCCTGCACGACGAGGACGCGGTCGTCCCGGAGACGGTCGACCTGTTCACCTGCCTGGCCTGGGTGATCCTGATCCACAGCGACGCCCAGACCCTCGACGACGACTACCGCCGCGTGCTGGAGATGGAGGCCGCGATCGTCATCGACGAACCCTGA
- a CDS encoding ATP-grasp domain-containing protein, producing the protein MNPSNERPHLLVVATGMRLFREYILRSVAPQYRIHMFLHAEPTWEKEYIEAWTVLETTLDAEALVAAARKLDAEQPIDGVLCWDEARILQTAHVAEALGLPGGDVAMINRCRDKHLTRTALAAQGVPQPESVLVDTVDEALVTADKLGYPVILKPRALAASLGVVKVNSAEELSANWAFAHDTTVPEAPHYDVKVLVEEFADGYEISIDAAVFQGQVTPFCLARKEIGYPPYAEEIGHFVDAADPLLADEHLFQVLADAHAAIEFTDGVTHTEIMMTADGPKVIEINARIGGDMIPYLGLQATGADPGLAAAAVATGRSPELVPDRTMVGGVRFFYVDENDTVLDSVAFEEADLPATIDQLVPLMEAGQTTSPPPEGTLWGRIAYATVVATSTDDCRAGLDAAEKALRWSGKVKEPEEPTS; encoded by the coding sequence ATGAACCCCAGCAACGAACGCCCGCACCTGCTCGTGGTGGCGACCGGGATGCGCCTGTTCCGCGAGTACATCCTGCGCTCGGTCGCGCCGCAGTACCGGATCCACATGTTCCTGCACGCGGAGCCGACCTGGGAGAAGGAGTACATCGAGGCCTGGACCGTGCTCGAGACCACGCTCGACGCCGAGGCGCTGGTCGCCGCGGCCCGCAAGCTCGACGCCGAGCAGCCGATCGACGGTGTGCTCTGCTGGGACGAGGCGCGGATCCTGCAGACCGCCCACGTCGCCGAGGCGCTCGGCCTGCCGGGCGGTGACGTGGCGATGATCAACCGGTGCCGTGACAAGCACCTGACCCGTACGGCGCTCGCCGCGCAGGGCGTCCCGCAGCCGGAGTCCGTGCTCGTGGACACCGTCGACGAGGCGCTCGTCACCGCCGACAAGCTCGGCTACCCGGTGATCCTCAAGCCGCGCGCGCTGGCCGCCAGCCTCGGCGTGGTGAAGGTGAACTCGGCCGAGGAGCTCAGCGCGAACTGGGCCTTCGCGCACGACACGACCGTTCCGGAGGCGCCGCACTACGACGTCAAGGTGCTGGTCGAGGAGTTCGCCGACGGCTACGAGATCAGCATCGACGCGGCCGTGTTCCAGGGCCAGGTGACACCGTTCTGCCTGGCCCGCAAGGAGATCGGCTACCCGCCGTACGCCGAGGAGATCGGGCACTTCGTCGACGCGGCCGACCCGCTGCTGGCCGACGAGCACCTGTTCCAGGTGCTGGCCGACGCGCACGCCGCGATCGAGTTCACCGACGGGGTCACGCACACCGAGATCATGATGACCGCCGACGGGCCGAAGGTGATCGAGATCAACGCCCGGATCGGCGGCGACATGATCCCGTACCTCGGGCTGCAGGCGACCGGCGCCGACCCGGGGCTGGCGGCGGCCGCCGTCGCGACCGGGCGCTCCCCGGAGCTGGTCCCGGACCGGACGATGGTCGGCGGGGTGCGGTTCTTCTACGTCGACGAGAACGACACCGTGCTGGACTCGGTCGCCTTCGAGGAGGCCGATCTGCCGGCGACGATCGACCAGCTGGTCCCGCTGATGGAGGCCGGCCAGACCACCAGTCCCCCGCCGGAAGGCACCCTGTGGGGCCGGATCGCGTACGCGACCGTGGTGGCGACGTCGACGGACGACTGCCGGGCCGGGCTGGACGCCGCCGAGAAGGCGCTGCGCTGGTCGGGCAAGGTCAAGGAGCCAGAGGAGCCGACGTCATGA
- the rimP gene encoding ribosome maturation factor RimP produces the protein MSRKTDHTDTTSLENFLRPIVAQFGCDLEDAEIAPAGKRRLLRVLVDRDGGISLDDVADVTRAISKALDADDIMGGGAYTLEVSSPGVDRPLTQPRHWRRNLTRLVAVTLDSGDKVTGRVTSVTDETAELDVKGRTRTVKFADVVKAKVQIEFNRPAGKDEEEVPEDHEEDDAGAADGTVEEN, from the coding sequence GTGAGCCGAAAGACTGACCACACGGACACCACGAGCCTCGAGAACTTCCTCCGGCCGATCGTCGCGCAGTTCGGCTGCGACCTGGAGGACGCCGAGATCGCGCCGGCCGGCAAGCGCCGGCTGCTGCGGGTGCTGGTCGACCGCGACGGCGGGATCAGCCTGGACGACGTCGCCGACGTCACCCGCGCGATCTCCAAGGCGCTGGACGCCGACGACATCATGGGCGGCGGCGCGTACACCCTGGAGGTCTCCAGCCCCGGCGTCGACCGGCCGCTCACGCAGCCGCGGCACTGGCGGCGCAACCTGACCCGCCTGGTCGCGGTCACGCTGGACAGCGGTGACAAGGTCACCGGACGGGTCACCTCGGTGACCGACGAGACCGCCGAGCTGGACGTCAAGGGCCGCACCCGCACGGTGAAGTTCGCCGACGTGGTCAAGGCCAAGGTCCAGATCGAGTTCAACCGGCCGGCCGGCAAAGACGAAGAAGAAGTCCCGGAAGACCACGAAGAAGACGACGCCGGCGCTGCTGACGGCACGGTGGAGGAGAACTGA
- a CDS encoding class I tRNA ligase family protein: MTDPVAEPVTVYTFPQPTVNGPLHVGHLSGPYVAADIAARAARARGEHVVVTSGLDVHQNYVLTRAELEGVEVGVMMADFRAGMQETYQQARIGYDRFSDPLSDGYAPVIRDLVNHLVTSGAAPLREVTLYACADCDRTLHESYLSGLCGGCHSPAAGGACEVCGGFTQVDTMVDPVCGRCGGAPRPFQANVPVLRMEDYREALTSVWLRAQLPPAVRALIGRQLATGLPEIALAYPTNWGIEGDRALTGLRIGAYTEVALADLANIARAVDPVATDLPGYLAALGRVDSLWHFLGLDNAYWYAVYWQALWAACGMTELPLSGLVVNEFYTLDGAKFSTSRNHAIWANELLHKEDPSIVRLYLAWDRPDRYRSDFTWHSFQAFADRVKPLLADGADAPVTLDPALAAREVARGEAALRPVGFDPALAARSLIGLLEAGVRDTGHLLTALTGIGE, translated from the coding sequence ATGACTGATCCGGTCGCAGAACCAGTCACCGTCTACACCTTTCCCCAGCCCACCGTGAACGGGCCGCTGCACGTCGGCCACCTGTCCGGTCCCTACGTCGCGGCCGACATCGCCGCCCGGGCCGCGCGGGCCCGGGGCGAGCACGTCGTCGTCACCAGCGGGCTGGACGTCCACCAGAACTACGTCCTGACCCGGGCCGAGCTCGAGGGCGTCGAGGTCGGCGTGATGATGGCCGACTTCCGCGCCGGCATGCAGGAGACCTACCAGCAGGCGCGCATCGGCTACGACCGCTTCAGCGACCCGCTGTCCGACGGGTACGCGCCGGTCATCCGCGACCTGGTGAACCACCTCGTCACGAGCGGCGCGGCACCGCTGCGCGAAGTGACGCTGTACGCCTGCGCGGACTGCGACCGGACCTTGCACGAGTCCTACCTGAGCGGGCTCTGCGGCGGCTGTCACTCGCCGGCCGCCGGTGGCGCGTGCGAGGTGTGCGGTGGCTTCACCCAGGTCGACACCATGGTCGATCCGGTCTGCGGCCGCTGTGGTGGAGCGCCTCGCCCGTTCCAGGCGAACGTGCCCGTCCTGCGGATGGAGGACTACCGCGAAGCCCTGACCTCGGTCTGGCTGAGGGCGCAACTGCCACCCGCCGTACGGGCTCTGATCGGCCGGCAGCTGGCGACCGGGCTGCCGGAGATCGCGCTGGCCTACCCGACCAACTGGGGTATCGAGGGCGACCGGGCGCTGACCGGCCTGCGGATCGGGGCGTACACGGAGGTCGCGCTGGCCGACCTCGCGAACATCGCCCGGGCCGTCGACCCGGTGGCCACCGACCTGCCCGGGTACCTGGCCGCGCTCGGCCGGGTGGACTCGCTGTGGCACTTCCTCGGTCTCGACAACGCCTACTGGTACGCGGTCTACTGGCAGGCCCTGTGGGCGGCCTGCGGAATGACCGAGCTGCCGCTTTCCGGTCTGGTCGTGAACGAGTTCTACACCCTGGACGGCGCGAAGTTCTCGACCAGCCGCAATCATGCGATCTGGGCGAACGAACTGCTGCACAAGGAAGACCCGTCAATCGTTCGTTTGTATCTCGCCTGGGACCGCCCGGACCGCTACCGCAGCGATTTCACCTGGCATTCTTTTCAGGCCTTCGCCGACCGGGTGAAACCATTGCTGGCCGACGGAGCCGATGCTCCGGTAACGCTCGATCCGGCCCTTGCCGCGCGGGAGGTGGCCCGTGGTGAGGCCGCCCTGCGCCCGGTGGGATTCGACCCGGCGCTTGCCGCGCGCAGCCTGATCGGTCTACTCGAGGCGGGCGTCCGGGACACCGGTCACCTGCTGACGGCGCTGACCGGGATCGGTGAGTAG
- a CDS encoding FAD-dependent oxidoreductase, with the protein MRICVIGAGIAGTLLAWRLRSSPAVEVDLVTGVPGPDATAASGGGVRGFETHPEQRRLAVESLAELFETPGLLDQAGYTETGSTYLMTGYDGLEDAVAEVEHVHPGSTEVVDGSTLRRLGWHGLPDGTVGVLEKRAGFIRPDQLRALVIDQLARSENSRVVTGPVLGLVPHPDGSVTCRTPGGSDRYDVVVVAAGPWTPGLLTGNALPADQYRTKAIQVAVHRVAGALPTMFVDETSDLYGRPTADGGLLLGVDTHRWSVPPGSSAPIHDLTAQAVRLAGERLPHLRLSETAHTVTNADCYADPPVLTLWSVLGSTHRLFTFTGGSGGSVKTALAASRTAANTLLGTGTNTRTTTSRTENKRMTIMEPGTRRATDTTSLTRYHTIGIGAGPSNLSLAALYKNVTTEKLALFDSRPVAGWHTPLLYPGVRMQTGWMKDLVSLVDPRHELTFLNYLVTSGRLYALINSQFDSLPRIEYERYLAWATERLGVVNFSSRVDSIAITDDGFEVSVDGTPVAVSEHLVLGLGTRPVWPEYVRNLPSGRAFIADELGVRMPDLEPHKADPIAVVGGGQTGLECVLRLLGSGFTDIRWLGRNQWFRSIDDSPMANELYRPSHIEFLQGLNRSKRREMIVDSRYSGDAITPGGLRALYQGNYDGLLTLGRFPVTLLPGRDVMSSELLADGLLRLNCSTTVTPEHHDVRHVVVAAGREHVQAPFSDDLRERIDYDDDGEMLVEPDYSVRWKGMNGHRIYSFNASRYSHGLTNAGLTQLPVRAAIVLNSMFDREIYPISDELCAVQW; encoded by the coding sequence ATGCGGATCTGCGTGATCGGAGCCGGCATCGCCGGCACGTTGCTCGCCTGGCGGCTCCGGTCCTCCCCGGCGGTCGAGGTCGACCTCGTCACCGGCGTACCGGGACCGGACGCCACAGCTGCGTCCGGTGGCGGTGTCCGCGGCTTCGAGACCCATCCGGAGCAGCGCAGGCTCGCGGTCGAGAGTCTGGCCGAGTTGTTCGAGACGCCCGGCCTGCTGGACCAGGCCGGTTACACCGAGACCGGTTCGACGTACCTGATGACCGGGTACGACGGGCTGGAGGACGCCGTCGCCGAGGTGGAGCACGTGCACCCCGGTTCCACCGAGGTCGTCGACGGGAGCACGCTGCGCCGCCTCGGCTGGCACGGGCTCCCGGACGGGACGGTCGGCGTACTGGAGAAGCGGGCCGGGTTCATCCGGCCCGACCAACTGCGGGCCCTGGTGATCGACCAGCTGGCCCGCTCGGAGAACAGCAGGGTCGTCACCGGCCCTGTGCTCGGGCTGGTTCCGCACCCCGACGGCTCGGTCACCTGCCGCACACCCGGCGGCAGTGACCGGTACGACGTCGTCGTGGTGGCGGCCGGCCCGTGGACGCCCGGGCTGCTCACCGGCAATGCCTTGCCGGCCGACCAGTACCGGACGAAGGCGATCCAGGTCGCCGTGCACCGCGTGGCGGGAGCCCTCCCGACCATGTTCGTCGACGAGACCAGCGACCTGTACGGGCGCCCGACGGCAGACGGCGGTCTGCTGCTGGGCGTCGACACGCACCGCTGGTCCGTCCCGCCCGGCAGCAGCGCACCGATCCACGACCTGACGGCCCAGGCCGTCCGGCTCGCCGGTGAGCGGCTGCCACACCTTCGGCTCTCGGAGACCGCGCACACGGTCACCAACGCCGACTGCTACGCCGATCCGCCGGTCCTGACCCTCTGGTCGGTACTCGGCAGCACCCATCGGCTCTTCACCTTCACCGGTGGGTCCGGCGGCAGCGTGAAAACCGCGCTGGCCGCCAGCCGGACGGCAGCGAACACGCTGCTCGGCACCGGTACGAACACGCGCACCACCACTTCGCGGACGGAGAACAAGCGCATGACCATCATGGAACCAGGCACCAGACGAGCCACCGACACCACCAGCCTGACCCGGTACCACACGATCGGGATCGGAGCCGGGCCGTCGAACCTCTCGCTGGCCGCCCTCTACAAGAACGTCACCACGGAGAAGCTGGCCCTGTTCGACTCCCGGCCGGTGGCCGGCTGGCACACGCCTCTGCTCTACCCGGGCGTCCGGATGCAGACCGGATGGATGAAGGACCTGGTGTCCCTGGTCGACCCCCGGCACGAACTGACGTTCCTGAACTACCTGGTCACTTCCGGGCGGCTCTACGCGCTGATCAACTCCCAGTTCGACTCGCTCCCCCGGATCGAGTACGAGCGCTACCTGGCCTGGGCCACCGAGCGCCTGGGCGTGGTGAACTTCAGCTCGCGGGTGGACTCGATCGCGATCACCGACGACGGCTTCGAGGTGTCCGTCGACGGTACGCCGGTCGCGGTCTCCGAGCACCTGGTCCTCGGTCTGGGCACCCGGCCGGTCTGGCCGGAGTACGTCCGCAACCTGCCGTCCGGACGGGCCTTCATCGCCGACGAGCTCGGCGTCCGGATGCCTGATCTCGAGCCGCACAAGGCCGACCCGATCGCGGTCGTCGGCGGCGGCCAGACCGGGCTCGAGTGCGTACTGCGCCTGCTCGGCTCGGGCTTCACCGACATCCGGTGGCTCGGCCGCAACCAGTGGTTCCGAAGCATCGACGACTCCCCGATGGCCAACGAGCTGTACCGCCCGTCGCACATCGAGTTCCTGCAGGGCCTGAACCGCAGCAAGCGGCGCGAGATGATCGTCGACTCCCGCTACAGCGGCGACGCGATCACTCCTGGTGGGCTCCGGGCGCTCTACCAGGGCAACTACGACGGCCTGCTGACGCTGGGCCGGTTCCCCGTCACCCTGCTGCCGGGCCGCGACGTGATGTCGTCCGAGCTGCTCGCCGACGGCCTGCTGCGGCTGAACTGCTCGACCACGGTCACCCCCGAGCACCACGACGTACGGCACGTCGTGGTCGCCGCCGGCCGCGAGCACGTGCAGGCGCCGTTCAGCGACGACCTGCGCGAGCGGATTGACTACGACGACGACGGCGAGATGCTGGTCGAGCCGGACTACTCGGTGCGCTGGAAGGGCATGAACGGCCACCGGATCTACTCGTTCAACGCCAGCCGGTACAGCCACGGCCTGACCAACGCCGGCCTGACCCAGCTGCCGGTCCGGGCCGCGATCGTGCTGAACTCGATGTTCGACCGGGAGATCTACCCGATCTCCGACGAGCTGTGCGCGGTGCAGTGGTGA
- a CDS encoding cupin domain-containing protein — MRTFDVVTGESLFVNDLRVVRWEQYGLGSTLPFQAMWYSVPPGDESPIDQHPELELSIVVAGTAHVLVGGTETVVPHGNAFLLDSKEAHVVQNRSADEALMVFSAYWYPEAATGAAAALAARPAETVAVGHD; from the coding sequence ATGCGTACATTCGATGTGGTCACCGGCGAGAGCCTCTTCGTGAACGATCTTCGCGTGGTCCGCTGGGAGCAGTACGGCCTCGGGTCCACGCTGCCGTTCCAGGCGATGTGGTACTCGGTGCCCCCGGGCGACGAGAGCCCGATCGACCAGCACCCCGAGCTCGAACTGTCGATCGTCGTGGCCGGTACGGCGCACGTCCTGGTCGGCGGCACCGAGACCGTGGTCCCGCACGGCAACGCCTTCCTGCTGGACAGCAAGGAAGCGCACGTCGTCCAGAACCGGTCGGCCGACGAGGCCCTGATGGTCTTCAGCGCCTACTGGTACCCCGAGGCCGCCACCGGCGCGGCCGCCGCGCTGGCCGCCAGACCGGCCGAGACCGTGGCAGTCGGCCATGACTGA